The Acidisarcina polymorpha genome includes the window AGTATCCCGCGTTTCCGGATACCACAGCCATATCACCGCAATCTGAAGGGCCATCATCAACGCAAACAGGTAGAAGGTTCGCACCGATGAGGCATGTTGCATAATTGGGTAGACCAGAACGAGAAGAGCGTTAGCAATCCAATGCACCGAGGAGCCGTATCCTTGACCAGCACCGCGTATTCCTGGTGGAAACAATTCACTTAGATATACCCAAACCACAGTTCCCTGGGAAAACGCGAAGAAGGCGTTGTATACAGCAAAGATGGAGAGATACCACAACGCCGCCAGATGTCGCGGGATGGCAAGACCCAGGCCGATGAGGCATAAGGCCATCCCAGCTGCTCCTATGAACAAGAGCGGCTTGCGCCCCAATTTATCAACAAAGGCCATACCAAGCGTGGTTGTTACCAGGCTAAGGCAGGAAATCAGCACTGAATACGTATGCCCCGAGAACAAACCAATGCCCGCACTGGCGAGAATATCCAGCATGTACAGCAAGAGGATATTGACACCAGAGAGTTGATTAAAGATGGCGATGCTCGTTGCCAACAGGATCGAACGTGTGTTTCTCCGCTGAAACAACCTTTCTCGATTTGAGGGTCTGACGGCGTCTCCCAAATAAATGACATGAGAAGCTTCAGTTTGGACGTCCTGGACTGGAACATTGATTGGTTCTAGCGTCTTCAAACGCAGCAAGAAGAACAGAACGACGGCGGGGAACGATCCCATTCCGAGACACCACCTCCACGCTATATCAGCAGGAACTAAGTGTGCGACCGATGACCCGATGCAAAAGGCAACCAACACTCCCGCCCCAATCTCAAGCTGGAACATGCTGACGACTCGACCGCGCTGACCAATTGGAGCCGCTTCAGAAAGATAGAGTGGGCAACCAACTGTAAAACCCCCTATAGCCGTTCCGCAGAGGAATCTCATAACGAGAAGACAAATCCACTCCTCAGAGACCGGCAGACTGATTCCGAACGTCGCAACCGCGTAGAGGATAGCGCACCATGCAATCAAATTTCGTGCTCTTACCCTATCTGCAGCCCGCCCCCCGAGGAGCGACCCGAAGATGGTGCCCCATAAGGAAATCGAAATGGTCAATCCAAAAGCGGCAGAAGAAAGGCCAAAATGACCCCTGAGACTCTGGGTTGAAGAGGACAGTGCTCCGAGGTCATACCCGAAGACAAACCCACCCAGTGAACCAACGAAGGCAGCCGTCATTAGGCGCTTATTAATTTGAAGTCCCTCGATCGGACGGAATCCTTGTTACAAGGGGATATGCCTCACCGCCCGAGCTCACATGGGTATAATCCCCCGGAAACTGGATTGCCTCTGGGGATCGCCAACATGCAAGTAAGACAGTTCGCAAAGTGAGTATGATCCTTCCTGAGGATACAAAGAACTTCGAAGGATTGCCGGCGCAGAACCACCGGTAACGCACCGCGTGCCGCACTCTACGGCGACTTCGGACGGCAGCGCGTTGTACTTTTGATAGGTGATGCTCGGCCTCAATTCCGGCGGACCAGCTCGTTTGCATTATAGGGAGGAACGACGCTGGCGTTGTCGGAGTCATTAGAGAAAACGATGATCTTTCGGCACCGCGCGCGAACTCCCCTGCCGAAAGCATCTGTGAGGTCTGAGCTTCAAATTCCGCGATTCGCGACATGATTTGAAAAGAGAGGGAGCCTAAACTCCCTCTTTGGGAGGTAAAAACTGACTTCGAAAAGACAGCCAATGAAGTGATGGTAGTGTTTGATGACAACGCTGTCAATTGGTCAAATACTTATTCGATCAGCCTTTTTTTGACCTGTAACGCGCCCAAGGGCTCTGTTGATGATGAGATACGCCGCGTTCCTGTCCTGATAAGTTTCTCGGCTTCGAAGAGCCATTTGCAACATCAGGTTTCAGGTCCGCCGTTTGACTGTTCTTCATCCTGACTATTCCGGTGCAGACCTCGGTGGGTGAGCTTTAGATATCAAAAGCTACGGTGAAGTGGTGCGAACGCCTTTTGGTGCCTGATTATGAGGCCATCGGTGCGGGGAATGCTCGATACTCGTTACCGCTCGACAACACAGCCCACGCGATTCGGGCGAGTTTGTTCGCTACGGCCACAACCAGGACATTTCTTGGAGCCCTTGCCTCGAGCGCGCTCATCCATTGGCCCATCTGAACGCGGTCTCGCTTAGAATTCAGGACGACAGAGCGTGCTCCGTGGATCAGGATCTTCCGCAGGTACTGGTTGCCGCGCTTACTTATCCCAAGCAACATTGCCTTACCGCCGGTTGAGTGCTGTCTTGGCACCCGACCCATCCACGCTGCGAACTCGCGTCCTTTGTGAAAGGCCGCACCGTTGCCGATCGCTGCAACGATGGCGGTTGCAATCAGCGGACCGATGCCGGGTATCTCTCGTAGCCGCCGACATGCTTCGTCACTTGAAGCAATTTGCTCTACCTCAAGGTTCAGCAGATCGAGTTGCTGCTCCAGTTCCTTCCACTCCTCCCACAGAGAAGAGAGCAGATTACGCATGCGCGGGGTGATATTCTCGTCCGCATTCTCCAGCACATCGGGCATCCGCTCGCGTAGACGAATCGGACTCTTCGCGAAGACCACACCACGCTCCAGAAGAAAGGCCCGTATTTGGTTGATCACAGCGGTTTTTCGAGCTATGAGACGATCCCGCACACGGTGCAGTGCCTGAAGATCAAGCTGATCATCTGTTTTGATCGGAACGAAACGCATGTTCTTGCGATCGACCGCCTCAGCAATCGCTTCTGCATCGAGGAAGTCGTTCTTATTGGACTTGACGAATGGCTTTACAAACTGAGCTGGGATCAGCTTTACATCGTGGCCCTGCGCTCGCAATGCTCGGCTTAGGAAGTGCGCGCCGGAGCATGCTTCCATCCCAATTAGAGAGGTCTGTAGGTTGGCTGTGAAGGTAATCAGCTGCTTCTGCGTAAACTTCTTTTTGAGCAGCACCTTGCCGTCATCGCTCAGTGCCACCAGGTGAAAGGTCGTTTTGCCAAGATCGATGCCAATCGAACGAATCTGCATGTCGATGATCCTCCTTGAACCTGCCAACAAGATCACTCATCCTCAACGGAAGATCAAGCGGCGGACCATCTCATTAGTTTTTGATGTGTCGTGAGAATGAGCTGAACGCGAGCGGAGCTTAGACATGTCAGATTTTAAATGGCGTCAATTTGAAGGAGCGGTCCTTTGGGCGGTGCGCTGGTACTGTCGGTATGGCATCAGCTATCCGGACATCGAGCAGATGATGGGCGAACGTGGCGTGAGCGTCGATCATTCCACCATCTACCGCTGGGTTCAAAGGTATGCGCCTGAGATAGAGAAACGGCTGCGCTGGCAGTGGCGGCGCCCACAATCCACGAGCTGGCGAGTCGATGAGACGTACGTGAAAGTTCGCGGCCAGTGGACCTATCTCTACCGGGCGTTGGACAAGCAGGGGGAAACGATCGATTTCTATCTTTCGCCAACACGGAACGCCAAAGCGGCTAAACGCTTCCTCGGCAAGGCCCTGAACGGTTTGAAGGACTGAAGGACTGGGAGAAGCCAATGGTGATCAATACGGACAAAGCGACGGCCTATGGTGTTGCGATCTCAGAACTGAAGAACTGAAGGCCGAAGGCAAATGTCCTCAGACAACGATGCATCGACAGGTCAAGTACTTGAACAACGTCATCGAGGCCGATCATGGCAAGCTGAAGCAACTCATCCGTCCAGTACGAGGTTTTAAGACACTGAAGACTGCTTATGCGACGATCAGAGGGTTTGAGGTAATGCGTGCCTACGGAAGGGCCAGGCGGCAGTCTTCAATCTCACGCGTGACATCTGCGGCGAGGTGCGCATCGTCGAACGCGGTTTCGGCATTGGCGCTTGTGCTCCCGCGGAGGCCGTTGCGCTCATCGATGAAAAACCCACACTTCAGACTGCTTGACCCACGGCGGGGAAACGCCTCGAACGCTCTGCGTCTTGACTTTAATCTTGCAACAGAGCCCCCTATTTAACGGAGAGTTTCCCATAGAGTATGACTGCGATGAGCGTCGGAAGCAGAAATGCTAGCAAGAAGACTGGAAGCTCTTCATGAAACGAATATCCGGCTCTGCATACTCCGACATAAAAGTTCACGCCGGCCGCTACAAGCCAGATCGGAATGAAGATCAGAGACGCAATCACCATCCCTCTTGACGACGCAGCTAAGCGACCGACGAATAAGCAGACCGCTAGCAGGGCCAAGCCGGACAAGAGAACTTTCAGTGTATGCATGCAATTACCTTCCAGAAGGTGTTTAGCGTCGTTGCTGTCTTACCTGAGTCAGCGAAAGATTGGGCAGCGTCCATATGAACGTTAAAAGAGCAATAAAGCAAAGGATTAGTTTAGGAAAGAAGGGCGCCAACACGGCGCTACTGAAGTACAAACATATGCTGACAACGTGATTTCGTAGCCCTCTCCGGTCTTCGTCAGTGACCTCGTCCCGACCGCTCAATATCCCGTGCAATGCGAGACGAACCCACATGAAAGATAACGCGACGATGAGCAGTGAGGTAGCATAAAACGAGACAGCAAAACCGGACAGTTGCTTTTCCACGACGTAAGCGGTGCTGAGCGGTAGCAGCGATAAACAGAAAAGGAATCCAAGGTTGGCAATCTGCAGCGAGTGGTCAGCGCGCTCGGTACGTCGGATGATGTGCTGGTGATTCAACCAGTAAATACCGGTGAAGCCAAATGACATCAGGTACACAGACAGACCAGGTGTGAGAGTCCGTAGGCCTTCGAAACCCTCGGCATGGGGGACCTTGATCTCCAGCACCATGACGGTGATGATGACTGCAATCACACCATCCGAAAATGCTTCCAACCGCGCTGGTGTTGGTGTTTTCTCCGACATAGTGTTCCGCTTCAGGCCGGCATCCGGCAGAACGATGTTCGTCAGCTCCTGACCCTGCATGAACTCTTATTAGTAGAGCGGTTTCCGAATCGCTCTACTGAGCAGCGAAGTAGATCAACTCTTGCCTTGAGCCGTGCGAGAAGCGCGGTAGTAAACGCCACAGACGCCAAAGACGAGGCTGTTTTGGCCCGTAAGCATCACCGTCTCGCCCGGAACGGCAGCACAACATTCAGCCGATTTGTCATACACGGATGCATCAGGGTGCTGTATTTCGATTTGCTGTACAGTCGTTGAATTGATGCCCAGTTGGTGGAAGTCTACCGATCCGGCACTTCCGCTGTTGTCAGCAGCAAAATCTTTCCTTTGCACCGTGCTCGTCGTGCTTCCCGAATTGCTGATCGTCTTGCCATTCCACGCGAAAGAGTCTGCGCGGTATTTCAAGGTGGTGCCAACGAGAGCGTTGGCCTGCTTTTGATCCCAGCAACTCACATTCTGCGTCGGCAAGACTTTGCCGATTGTCCATTTCCCCCAGAGTTGACGTGGGATTGGTGAGCTCGTCTTTGGAGAGCCTGCGTTTGTTTGAGAACCGTTCTGGGCGATCTGTTGCTGAAGCTCATCGACCCGAGCTGTCGTCGCTTGCGCCAGGCAGCTCACATCCTTGTTGCATTTCGCGTCACGTTCCTTGATCCAACCCCGTTCTTGATCCCGCAACGCACTCACTGCTGAGGAGTCATTGCGTAGTTGAGCCACCCGCTCCTGATAGATTTGGTTAAGTCGGGCATCCGCCTGGCCCAATCGACTTGCGTCCTGAGCTGTGAGACCGACAGCAGTCCACAAAAGCATGACTGAGACGGCTTTGCAGTTTCTAAAAGCGAACATGATCTGCCTCCAGGTTCTTGGCCATGTGATTAGCCACCTATTGCGTCTTGCCACTGCCAATATCTCCTACTTGCAAAAACATTTCGCCTGCCATGCACATTGGGCAGGGCGGTCGCTCAACTTGGCGAAGTCCGATCCTTGTTTGCAGGTGGCCTGTTTCCCACCGTCGCAACTGACACTGCATCCAGAACAGCCATCGGTCGGGCCAACCCGGCAAGAGGTTGGGCCCGAAGATGCTGGCGGAGGCGCAGAGTTCTGACTCACATGACTGGTTCCCAGAATGACGCCGACGCCCTCCGCGAATCGCCGACCGGGATTTTGCCGGCACCATTCCTGCACATTCCGCGCACTATCGCTGAGTGCAGCTGCTGGCAGATCGACTCCAGCATTAGGGTTTGTCGCGCTGGCATAGCCAGCGATGTAGGCAAAAAAGACGTCTTGCTTCGCTGTGTCGCTCTTGGTTCCCGTATAGTCAGAGCAATTGGCTCCTGCGACCGGTGAGACTCCCGATTGTGCGTGGGCGCCGCTTTCGATCCCACTGAAAACAAGCAGGCAGTACGCAAGAAGTCCTGTCGTGTAACGAATCATCACATCCTCCTTTATGTCCAACAGAATTTTCACAAGCAACTTTCAAAACGAAACTCCAAAGCCAGCAGAAAAGCGCTGTTGTCGAAGTGGTCCCGCACTTTGGTATGTACCCGGTGCAACTGTAAGGACGCCAGGACCAAGAATAGTTTCGAGATCGGGCAGCGATTTCTTCCACCAGTTGGGCTGCGGCGAGAGCGTCTCCTTGAAGTCACTGCAGATAAACCATCGCGGCGTGACTTGATACTTGAAACCGGCTCCGTACTGAAGGCCGGACTGGAAGATTCCACCGCCCTCGAGCGGTGGCTTTGAACCGAAGTTGTAGGCGTCGACGATGATTCCTACATCCTTCACCGTAAACTTCAAGATGGCATTCTTAGAAGGCTTGGAATCCGAGAGGCGAATCAACTGAAAGTCCGGCCCGATAGACACGTATGGGCGGAAGCGCTTTCCGTTCGGAGTTGGATGAATTAGCACGTTGTAGGTGAACTGACGCACCTGGCCGTCAAAATAAACTACGCTAGCGCCGTTGAAGAGCGGATTGCCGGTAACCACTTCGGTGATGGTTAATGGAGCCTGGTTGTAGCTGTAGCCAAACTCGTTGGAGATGTATTTCCAGGAGTCCAGAGTCGAATTCACCGAGATGTTCCAGCCGGTGTGAAGCTGGTTGATATTCGCCGAGTTGAAAGGACCACCGTAGGGAGGCGGTTCGTCCAAGTTATACACAAGGTTCTGAGTCGAGAAAGCGGAGTTGCCGAACCGAGAGTAGCCACCGCTGACGCTGAAATTAAGCCGGGTCTTATAGGTTCGCTCAACACCGGGGAGGTGATAGGAGGGAGTCGAAAAGCCAGCGTCTTTGAGGCCGCCTTTTGACGAGCTTGCCCCAGGTCTCGATACGACCTCATATTCTTCCCCCGCTATATTAAGAACCTTAGGCTGCAGCGGGTCGGTCGGTCCCTCGGGTTTCTTACGCAAATTAATCAGCATCTTCGTTCCGGCGTAGCCCTGGTAAACGATGTTGCCGCGCAGGAAATCATCCCTCATATAGAGGATGAAATCCCGGCCAACGCGTTCGGTCAAGGGGGCCTTGGTTTGCACCATGGGTGCAGCTGCCGCTGGTGTGTCGGCGCGGACAGGGGAGCTGCAGCTGTTCATGCGCACAATCGCGATCCGGCCGTCGGTCGTGAGCTTATCCCCGGTTGCGTTCTTTGCGTCGAGTGGAACCCATGGTCGGTCCAGATAGCTGACCCCATCAACGCATCCGGTTAGCAGTAGGTCATCGATGACCTTACTTCTTTCCTGGTCGATGTTTTCGTCAATCAGATGAATCAGCCGCTTGTTTTTCTTGTCTATGCCTATACCGGAGTCGTGCGTCGCGGTGGAGGAGAAGAGGGGCTCACCGTCAAAGGTTCCTGTCTGCGCATAGATCCGCAGATGGTCGCGTTTAAAAAACGTGTCGAGAGACTTCGAAAAAGTCGCCGCGGGCTGTTTGCCGTCCAAAAGTAGCGTCGAGACAGGGCCCTCTTTGTAGCCTTGGTCTTCTATGACTGACCGCATGACGCCAAAACTGGACTGTGCATTGAGAGAGTCAGAGGCGCTCCATCCTGCGGCGGCGAATGCACGCTCGATTGCATCCTGCTGACCGATATAAAGCAGAGAGACAAGATCCGACTCGAAAACGGGCGAAACGGTCGTCGTACGAAAAGGCAGCGGACGAACTATGCCCGTAAGTTCGGTCACCTGCGATGGGTTTGACAGAGCGGGTGACGGATTGGGAAAAACCGTTGAAACGTTCAGCGGAGCATGCAAGGTGAGGTGGAGTTCCGTGCCGGCCGGGAGAATGATTTCGGACTCCGGAATGCGGAAGGCGCTGACGCTGGCGGATGCAGCAAAGAGCTGCGACATCGGGTCGAAGCTGGCGGCGGAGATAGCGAAGCCGCTAATGATCTTAGAGGCGGTCGCCGTCGCACGAATGCCATGAATTTTGCCTTGCAGATCGACGGTCTCTCGTGAATTGTTCAGCTCCGAGACGAGCGCATTGATTGTCTGCGGTTGGCCGCCCGGGACGGTGATGGTCTCCCACTTGAGATCGAGGGATGCAGTCTCCGATCCGAACCCGACTCCCACCCGACCCACTGCCGCCAACGTTCCATGTAGGTCGGATTCCAGAGGAAGGACAATCTTTCCGTCGATTTCGACTGGAGAAATCAGGATCGCCGAGACGGGAGTTCCGGGCTTACTGCCAAATGAGGAGATGTTCTGGGTGAGCCGAATCTGGAGCACAGTCCTTGGCGGTACTAAGTAGCCTCCAGCCGCGGCAGCGTCTACATTGGCGGGGGCGCTAACCGGACTCTGCGAGTGAGCGAAGCCCACCGTGCAAGCCCAGAGAATCAGGAAGGTAAAGGTATGTAGAAAGTGCTTCGAGGACAACATAGCCAAATCCTTGTCTCACATTGGGAACTAAGTCGATTCGTAGAGGTATTCGTGTCGTGCGGTGAGAAAGGATAGTGCACCGCTGATCTCGCGGAGATCAGCGGGAAAGTCGTGGTTCATCTGGTCGTATAGCCACCATTTGCAAAAATGGTCTGGCCTGTGATCCACCAGCCGTCCGTAGCTAGAAAAGTGACGACCGGCGCGATATCGGCAAGGTCTGTCAGGCCAGTCTTCGTGTATTTGCTCAACGCCGCGGCGTTTTGATTGTAGGCAGCTGACTCCTTCGTCTCTTGACCGTAGAAGAATGGAGTCTCCATGGGCCCAGGTCCAATCGAGTTTACAGAAATGCCTCGTACTCCAAATTCTTTCGAAGCGGCGCGGGTGAAGTGCTCGATCGGTGCCTTGCTACCTGGATAAATCGCGTAGGAGTCCGTGTACGCAGCGAGCAACGAGGTCACGATGGTGATGATCTTTCCTCGTTCATTCAATTTCTTGCCAGCAGCTTGCATAAAGAAAAACGCGATTTTTGAATTAATCGCAAAGATATTGTCATAGTCTTTTTCTGTGCAATCCTCAATCGGCTTCTTGATCACCATTCCAGTCGTGTTTACGGCGACGTCAATTCCACCGAAGCGATTTATCGTTTCATCAAAAACGCGGGCAATCTCGCCAGACTTGGTGAGATCGGCTCGAATCGAAAAAGCTTCACTACCAGAATCTTCGATATAGGCGATGGTCTCGTCAGCCGCTGTTTGAGTGGCTGCGCTGTTGTAGTGAACCGCTACCTTTGCCCCTAAATCCGCCAGCTCCCTGCTCACGAGACCGCCAAGATTTTTAGCTCCTCCGGCGACGAGGGCGACTTTGCCATTCAATTTCTGATTAGCCATTCGTCGAAGCTCCTTATATATGGTGATTACGTAAGTATCTGTCTCTGCAGTTTCCAAGCAGTGCACTATGAAATACGTCTGGCTGGGACGCTGAGCGATGCTCACCACTCACTTTCGCGCGTCAACAGATTTTCGGACAAATCAGGGCTCGCTGTCTTTCAGAATCTCCACGGCACCTTTCAAAATCTCCGCTAGAATTATGGGGATAAGAGATCACCCGAAAGGTGTCATTCACTCATGCTTTTCGATCCCCACTCTTCTACATGGACAGACGTGTCGGTCGGCGAGCGGAGACCTCTCTCGCAGTCTCACTGGCCTGGAGGCAAGTTCTCATGGACAGTCGAGAACATCTCTCAACAGACCATTTGGTCGATCAAAAGAGAAAAACACACGGTCATCGTGCATCTAGGTGGCCCGATTCGTAGGATCGAGACCGAGCTGAATGGGAAAGGCTTGTCACCTGGTTTGCCACTTGCTGGCGACATCTGGATCATTCCCGCCGGCCACAGCTATCAAAGTGAAGCATTGGGGGGGACCATCCGGTACGCGGAGCTTGAGTTCGACCAAACAATCTTGTCAGCGTTGACGGAACGAAACGTCGATGTTCGGCCGATAACATATCAGATTGGCCACAGTGACTCATTTCTTCATCGTTCAGCAGTGCGATTGGCACAGCTGACGCAGCATGTCGACGATCTGTCCGCCTTGACATCTGCGAGCCTTGGTCATACGCTGTTGCTTCACTTCTTCACTACATATCCGGGAAAATACAATATGGTTCGGCGGCTGACCCCCCGCAATCAATTCAATGCTCATCAAAGAAAACTTCTCAAAGAATTCATTGCGGATCACCTGCAGGGATCCATCATGCTCACCGAGCTGGCCAGCGTAGTACAAATGACATCGCACGAGCTGCTCGAAGCCTTCCGCCACGCATTTGGCACGACTCCAGCCCAATACATTATTGAGCAGCGTCTCCGACGTGCACGTGCGGCATTGTTAGCAGGCAACAAGACTATTGCGACTGTTGCGTCAGAATCAGGCTTTGCGAGTCATGCGCATCTCACCAGTACGTTTTCCGCAAGGTTCGGAATGACCCCTTCTCAATTCCGAGCGTCGAAATTTACGGGAAAGGTTCTTCGCACATCTCGTCTTCAATCGCAGACGTAGGCTCCAGAAGATGTATATTCTGGCGGTAGTGCAGAAAGTGTCGAATGTTCGTAGCTTCAGCAAGGAAGCGTTTCGCAGCCGGTTAGCGCTCTTAGAGTGAAAGGTAACCATTGGCGATGCTGGCTGGCCCATCGTAATTCCG containing:
- a CDS encoding MFS transporter, whose amino-acid sequence is MTAAFVGSLGGFVFGYDLGALSSSTQSLRGHFGLSSAAFGLTISISLWGTIFGSLLGGRAADRVRARNLIAWCAILYAVATFGISLPVSEEWICLLVMRFLCGTAIGGFTVGCPLYLSEAAPIGQRGRVVSMFQLEIGAGVLVAFCIGSSVAHLVPADIAWRWCLGMGSFPAVVLFFLLRLKTLEPINVPVQDVQTEASHVIYLGDAVRPSNRERLFQRRNTRSILLATSIAIFNQLSGVNILLLYMLDILASAGIGLFSGHTYSVLISCLSLVTTTLGMAFVDKLGRKPLLFIGAAGMALCLIGLGLAIPRHLAALWYLSIFAVYNAFFAFSQGTVVWVYLSELFPPGIRGAGQGYGSSVHWIANALLVLVYPIMQHASSVRTFYLFALMMALQIAVIWLWYPETRDTVLGAVASVQDRERSG
- a CDS encoding IS110 family transposase — encoded protein: MQIRSIGIDLGKTTFHLVALSDDGKVLLKKKFTQKQLITFTANLQTSLIGMEACSGAHFLSRALRAQGHDVKLIPAQFVKPFVKSNKNDFLDAEAIAEAVDRKNMRFVPIKTDDQLDLQALHRVRDRLIARKTAVINQIRAFLLERGVVFAKSPIRLRERMPDVLENADENITPRMRNLLSSLWEEWKELEQQLDLLNLEVEQIASSDEACRRLREIPGIGPLIATAIVAAIGNGAAFHKGREFAAWMGRVPRQHSTGGKAMLLGISKRGNQYLRKILIHGARSVVLNSKRDRVQMGQWMSALEARAPRNVLVVAVANKLARIAWAVLSSGNEYRAFPAPMAS
- a CDS encoding TMEM175 family protein → MQGQELTNIVLPDAGLKRNTMSEKTPTPARLEAFSDGVIAVIITVMVLEIKVPHAEGFEGLRTLTPGLSVYLMSFGFTGIYWLNHQHIIRRTERADHSLQIANLGFLFCLSLLPLSTAYVVEKQLSGFAVSFYATSLLIVALSFMWVRLALHGILSGRDEVTDEDRRGLRNHVVSICLYFSSAVLAPFFPKLILCFIALLTFIWTLPNLSLTQVRQQRR
- a CDS encoding lysozyme inhibitor LprI family protein; the encoded protein is MFAFRNCKAVSVMLLWTAVGLTAQDASRLGQADARLNQIYQERVAQLRNDSSAVSALRDQERGWIKERDAKCNKDVSCLAQATTARVDELQQQIAQNGSQTNAGSPKTSSPIPRQLWGKWTIGKVLPTQNVSCWDQKQANALVGTTLKYRADSFAWNGKTISNSGSTTSTVQRKDFAADNSGSAGSVDFHQLGINSTTVQQIEIQHPDASVYDKSAECCAAVPGETVMLTGQNSLVFGVCGVYYRASRTAQGKS
- a CDS encoding LssY C-terminal domain-containing protein, with amino-acid sequence MLSSKHFLHTFTFLILWACTVGFAHSQSPVSAPANVDAAAAGGYLVPPRTVLQIRLTQNISSFGSKPGTPVSAILISPVEIDGKIVLPLESDLHGTLAAVGRVGVGFGSETASLDLKWETITVPGGQPQTINALVSELNNSRETVDLQGKIHGIRATATASKIISGFAISAASFDPMSQLFAASASVSAFRIPESEIILPAGTELHLTLHAPLNVSTVFPNPSPALSNPSQVTELTGIVRPLPFRTTTVSPVFESDLVSLLYIGQQDAIERAFAAAGWSASDSLNAQSSFGVMRSVIEDQGYKEGPVSTLLLDGKQPAATFSKSLDTFFKRDHLRIYAQTGTFDGEPLFSSTATHDSGIGIDKKNKRLIHLIDENIDQERSKVIDDLLLTGCVDGVSYLDRPWVPLDAKNATGDKLTTDGRIAIVRMNSCSSPVRADTPAAAAPMVQTKAPLTERVGRDFILYMRDDFLRGNIVYQGYAGTKMLINLRKKPEGPTDPLQPKVLNIAGEEYEVVSRPGASSSKGGLKDAGFSTPSYHLPGVERTYKTRLNFSVSGGYSRFGNSAFSTQNLVYNLDEPPPYGGPFNSANINQLHTGWNISVNSTLDSWKYISNEFGYSYNQAPLTITEVVTGNPLFNGASVVYFDGQVRQFTYNVLIHPTPNGKRFRPYVSIGPDFQLIRLSDSKPSKNAILKFTVKDVGIIVDAYNFGSKPPLEGGGIFQSGLQYGAGFKYQVTPRWFICSDFKETLSPQPNWWKKSLPDLETILGPGVLTVAPGTYQSAGPLRQQRFSAGFGVSF
- a CDS encoding SDR family oxidoreductase; its protein translation is MANQKLNGKVALVAGGAKNLGGLVSRELADLGAKVAVHYNSAATQTAADETIAYIEDSGSEAFSIRADLTKSGEIARVFDETINRFGGIDVAVNTTGMVIKKPIEDCTEKDYDNIFAINSKIAFFFMQAAGKKLNERGKIITIVTSLLAAYTDSYAIYPGSKAPIEHFTRAASKEFGVRGISVNSIGPGPMETPFFYGQETKESAAYNQNAAALSKYTKTGLTDLADIAPVVTFLATDGWWITGQTIFANGGYTTR
- a CDS encoding helix-turn-helix domain-containing protein, which codes for MAQLTQHVDDLSALTSASLGHTLLLHFFTTYPGKYNMVRRLTPRNQFNAHQRKLLKEFIADHLQGSIMLTELASVVQMTSHELLEAFRHAFGTTPAQYIIEQRLRRARAALLAGNKTIATVASESGFASHAHLTSTFSARFGMTPSQFRASKFTGKVLRTSRLQSQT